The Methanoregula boonei 6A8 genome has a window encoding:
- a CDS encoding zinc ribbon domain-containing protein — translation MKKCPHCGMNIRDNVEVCGYCGGEIVSRPQGAGVKGAAAQNRNVPPRVAQKAPVAPPADAADGVEGEEEEGGGLSKILQPGEQVLIGSLNVSVKKFFFHAYLTNKRIFLIDTQEKKLKVTAKDIPRETIADSIVEYSENADPVLVLSVKSSDDDVKTMKLVFSQNGSDRTGEIDDWIALLGREPEAKKPGRQAASPQKASEPEPEPEEEFVQEVEPEEEESLPAPRAAKYPVRQEALRPSRKPLKEHERQPPVKRLIPLAREPEPEPEPEPEPLPPVQQPQRRVQVKSVEEPQRRVPAVRGVPAPVRGDTQPVRKPESQTAVRAAMNSPVQPLRQTMVQPAKSSISEPVRRPLPDATRETLSDERPVVRKAAVPEVPADAPQFCHNCGKRLPGEANFCPGCGTRLGRSRTDPAAAARASKTLPRPVAAVAPPPAPPSAAQRRVPRIEEINEDEDEEVQPRRPPVKKTPKGSDMTILQKFLRR, via the coding sequence ATGAAAAAGTGTCCGCATTGCGGGATGAATATCCGGGATAACGTCGAGGTCTGCGGGTACTGTGGAGGTGAGATCGTCTCACGGCCGCAGGGCGCTGGGGTAAAGGGAGCTGCGGCCCAGAACCGGAATGTCCCGCCCCGGGTTGCCCAGAAGGCACCTGTCGCTCCCCCTGCGGATGCCGCAGACGGGGTTGAAGGCGAAGAAGAAGAGGGCGGGGGACTCTCGAAGATCCTCCAGCCCGGGGAACAGGTGCTGATCGGGTCCCTGAATGTCTCGGTAAAAAAATTCTTTTTCCACGCGTATCTCACCAACAAGCGTATCTTCCTGATCGATACCCAGGAAAAGAAACTCAAGGTCACGGCAAAGGACATCCCTCGTGAAACGATTGCCGATAGTATTGTGGAGTATTCGGAAAATGCCGACCCGGTGCTTGTACTTTCGGTAAAATCCTCTGATGATGATGTCAAGACCATGAAACTGGTCTTTTCCCAGAACGGGTCCGACCGTACCGGAGAGATCGATGACTGGATAGCCCTGCTTGGCCGTGAACCTGAGGCAAAGAAGCCTGGCAGGCAGGCAGCCTCGCCTCAGAAAGCATCCGAACCCGAGCCCGAACCAGAAGAAGAGTTCGTACAGGAAGTGGAGCCGGAAGAAGAGGAGTCTCTTCCTGCACCACGGGCGGCAAAATATCCGGTCCGCCAGGAGGCGTTGCGCCCGTCGCGAAAACCCCTCAAGGAACATGAACGCCAGCCCCCGGTAAAACGGCTTATCCCCCTGGCCCGTGAACCGGAACCAGAGCCCGAACCCGAACCTGAACCCCTGCCCCCGGTCCAGCAGCCCCAGAGGAGGGTTCAGGTAAAGTCTGTTGAGGAGCCGCAGCGCAGGGTGCCTGCTGTACGTGGTGTACCTGCACCTGTGAGAGGTGACACCCAGCCGGTCAGGAAACCGGAAAGCCAGACTGCCGTGCGGGCGGCGATGAACTCCCCGGTACAGCCGTTGCGGCAAACCATGGTCCAGCCGGCAAAGAGTAGTATCTCGGAACCGGTCCGCCGCCCCCTGCCGGATGCAACCCGGGAAACACTGTCCGATGAACGCCCGGTAGTACGGAAGGCCGCAGTCCCTGAGGTACCGGCGGATGCCCCGCAGTTCTGCCATAACTGCGGGAAGAGACTACCCGGCGAGGCCAACTTCTGTCCTGGCTGCGGGACGCGTCTTGGGCGTTCGCGGACCGATCCGGCGGCCGCAGCCCGTGCTTCAAAGACCCTGCCCCGTCCTGTGGCAGCAGTCGCCCCTCCGCCTGCTCCTCCGTCTGCGGCCCAGCGCCGCGTCCCCCGGATAGAAGAGATTAATGAAGATGAAGACGAGGAGGTCCAGCCACGGCGGCCCCCGGTCAAAAAGACCCCCAAGGGCAGTGACATGACCATCCTGCAGAAATTCCTCCGGCGCTGA
- the hisG gene encoding ATP phosphoribosyltransferase, whose protein sequence is MIRLAIPNKGRIAAPIMELMEKSGLHLTEGSERRLIARTLDPHVEVLFARPIDIPEYVATGAADLGITGHDMVVERESDVEEILDLQIGKAKLVLAVREESDIASAGDLKGAKIATEFPTITRQYFAKHHVPVTIVLVGGACEATPHLGIADAIVDLSSSGTTLKTNHLRVLDEVLTTSTHLIANRASLAAKREKIDEIHLALESVVRARGQCYLMMNVKRAALEKVKGVLPGLSGPTVMDVASTEDMVAVHAVVNEERVYALINSLKRAGARDILVLSIERMIR, encoded by the coding sequence ATGATCCGGCTTGCCATCCCGAACAAGGGACGGATTGCAGCCCCGATCATGGAACTCATGGAGAAAAGCGGGCTCCATCTTACCGAAGGTTCCGAGCGCCGGCTGATTGCCCGCACGCTCGACCCTCATGTGGAAGTTCTCTTTGCCCGGCCCATCGATATCCCCGAGTACGTAGCCACAGGTGCGGCGGACCTGGGTATTACCGGTCACGATATGGTTGTCGAGCGGGAGTCCGATGTGGAAGAGATTCTCGATCTTCAGATAGGAAAGGCAAAGCTCGTGCTTGCGGTCCGCGAGGAGTCGGATATTGCATCCGCAGGCGACCTCAAAGGCGCAAAAATTGCAACTGAGTTCCCGACCATCACCCGGCAGTACTTTGCAAAACACCACGTGCCGGTCACGATTGTCCTTGTCGGTGGTGCCTGCGAAGCAACGCCTCACCTTGGGATTGCCGATGCAATTGTGGATCTCTCCAGCTCGGGGACCACCTTAAAGACCAACCACCTCCGGGTGCTCGACGAGGTACTTACCACGTCTACGCACCTTATTGCCAACCGCGCCTCGCTTGCGGCCAAACGGGAAAAGATCGATGAGATCCATCTTGCCCTCGAGAGCGTGGTGCGGGCACGGGGGCAGTGCTACCTGATGATGAACGTGAAACGCGCGGCGCTTGAAAAGGTAAAAGGAGTCCTCCCCGGGCTCTCTGGCCCGACGGTCATGGATGTGGCCTCGACCGAGGACATGGTCGCGGTCCATGCCGTGGTAAATGAAGAACGGGTGTATGCACTGATCAACTCCCTGAAGCGGGCGGGGGCACGTGACATCCTGGTCCTGTCCATAGAAAGGATGATCCGCTGA
- a CDS encoding methionine adenosyltransferase — MKRNIQIEALNQIPLEKQRIELVERKCLGHPDSIADGIAESISQALCREYLKEFGAVLHHNTDQGEVVAGESCPKFGGGKMIRPIYVLIDGRATKQFNGVTIPTDTVAVEAAHEYLHKILPELNLQRDVMIDSRLGTGSTDLRDVFKPRQGKVPRSNDTSFGVGHAPFSDVETIIRNTSEYIDTKLRKKYPAIGQDIKIMGLRDGNTITLTVACAIVDRYCADIREYQEYMGLLTEEIGKVAKKSTKRKVVVNLNTADDIKSKSVFLTVTGTSAEMGDDGSVGRGNRCNGLITPNRPMSMEATSGKNPINHIGKIYNLLSTQIAQESIKKVDGIEEMYVRLLSQIGKPIDQPLVASVQVLPRKGVTLQEINGEIQAIVDDNLANVTSITEKVIRGELKTF, encoded by the coding sequence ATGAAAAGAAATATCCAGATCGAAGCGTTGAATCAGATTCCCCTTGAAAAGCAGCGGATTGAACTTGTTGAACGCAAGTGCCTCGGCCACCCCGACAGTATTGCCGATGGAATAGCTGAGTCGATCTCCCAGGCGCTCTGCCGGGAGTACCTCAAGGAGTTCGGGGCCGTCCTCCACCACAACACCGACCAGGGTGAGGTTGTTGCCGGGGAATCGTGCCCGAAGTTCGGCGGGGGGAAGATGATCCGCCCGATCTACGTGCTTATCGACGGCCGGGCCACCAAGCAGTTCAACGGCGTCACCATCCCCACCGATACGGTTGCAGTCGAAGCTGCACACGAGTACCTGCATAAGATCCTTCCTGAACTCAACCTGCAGCGCGATGTTATGATCGACAGCCGGCTCGGGACAGGTTCTACCGATCTGCGGGATGTCTTCAAGCCCCGCCAGGGAAAAGTCCCGCGCTCCAACGATACCTCGTTTGGTGTCGGGCATGCACCGTTCTCCGATGTAGAGACCATTATCCGGAATACGTCCGAGTATATCGATACCAAACTCCGCAAGAAATACCCGGCCATCGGCCAGGACATTAAGATCATGGGCCTGCGGGACGGGAACACGATTACGCTGACCGTTGCCTGCGCTATTGTCGACCGGTACTGTGCGGACATCAGGGAGTACCAGGAATACATGGGCCTCCTGACCGAAGAGATCGGTAAAGTGGCAAAGAAGAGCACCAAGCGCAAGGTTGTCGTAAATCTCAACACCGCAGACGATATCAAGAGTAAGAGCGTGTTCCTGACCGTCACTGGCACATCGGCCGAGATGGGAGATGACGGCTCGGTAGGTCGGGGTAACCGCTGCAACGGGCTTATCACCCCTAACCGTCCGATGAGCATGGAGGCGACAAGCGGCAAGAACCCGATCAACCATATCGGGAAGATCTACAACCTCCTCTCAACACAGATTGCACAGGAATCGATCAAAAAGGTCGACGGTATCGAGGAGATGTACGTCCGCCTGCTCTCCCAGATCGGAAAACCAATCGACCAGCCACTTGTTGCAAGTGTCCAAGTGCTGCCAAGAAAAGGTGTCACCCTCCAGGAGATCAACGGCGAGATCCAAGCGATCGTTGACGACAATCTTGCCAATGTTACCAGCATCACGGAGAAGGTAATCCGTGGCGAACTCAAGACCTTCTAA
- a CDS encoding efflux RND transporter permease subunit, which produces MIDQIFSAIAHTVNRRPKLVVGIIAMVFIIALFGMTMITMQTGDDTYLNKNSQAGVINTEYTNTFNKDSLILIIETSDPVSPTVLNYMDRLETDIRQQQHITSVSSVVDILKEENNGILPQSTGEINALVNQMPPAVQATAVPSNVLTLVQVQLDPGLSDTTETSVLNSVQLAVDQSDPPAGVTVEVSGQPAFNAQMQAAMGSQMGILIGAAMILMVIVMGLLFSYVSHRFLPVVFVGLGLTTAMGLMGLAHIQLNMAVLGAFPVMIGLGIDYAIQFHARLDEESRKGSLDDAVYMTITRTGPAVMYAMLATSLGFAAMFISTVPMIQSFGLVAMIGIMSCYCVSLVGIPAVAHVIHYKPRPQVPKVCYAVGEDACEFLPSAPQKKQKNSWSYGQFLTSTSVKIAKNPVPILLIGALIAVIGFQIDPLIPIEANQNNFVPSDMPAKIEIDKVTRILGSTTTADFYVQGARVTDLDTLRWIKSFQDYELAHHPQITSATSIVTYIMAYNGGTMPQTQSQADAALAKIPQSIRDEYLSGSMRGVITFGMTNLQIPQEEDLRNVMVNDIAFLQPPVGISVQPTGSFEVFTSLIGGMSESKDEMTFLGFVLIFIFLAGVYRHFHAISPLIPIIFIVGWNAVMMEILGIAYSPLTATLGSMTIGVAAEYTILVMERYSEEEERLHDHTAAIQESVSRIGTAITVSGLATFFGFSALCLSDFPIISNFGVCTLIAVGFSLAGAIFIMPAVLSLMGQFTEWLETRKHRHQIVPETLPETKNPDV; this is translated from the coding sequence ATGATCGACCAGATCTTTAGTGCCATTGCCCATACCGTCAACCGCCGGCCCAAACTGGTAGTCGGTATTATCGCCATGGTATTTATCATCGCCCTTTTTGGCATGACTATGATCACCATGCAGACCGGGGATGACACCTATTTAAACAAGAACTCACAGGCAGGAGTAATCAATACAGAATATACCAACACCTTCAACAAAGATTCGCTAATCCTGATCATTGAAACCAGTGACCCGGTAAGTCCCACCGTACTCAACTATATGGACCGGCTGGAGACAGATATCCGGCAGCAACAGCATATTACCAGCGTGTCAAGCGTTGTGGATATCCTCAAGGAAGAGAATAATGGTATCCTGCCCCAGTCCACGGGAGAGATTAACGCACTGGTCAACCAGATGCCCCCTGCAGTACAGGCAACTGCGGTTCCGTCAAACGTGCTAACTCTCGTGCAGGTCCAGCTGGATCCCGGACTCTCGGACACTACAGAAACCTCGGTTCTTAACTCTGTGCAGCTGGCTGTCGACCAGTCCGACCCTCCTGCGGGAGTGACCGTTGAGGTATCGGGTCAGCCCGCATTCAACGCCCAGATGCAGGCTGCCATGGGATCCCAGATGGGCATCCTGATAGGGGCTGCAATGATCCTGATGGTTATTGTGATGGGTCTCCTCTTCTCCTACGTCAGCCACCGGTTCCTGCCGGTCGTGTTTGTGGGACTGGGTCTTACCACGGCCATGGGTCTGATGGGCCTTGCCCATATCCAGCTGAATATGGCCGTACTGGGCGCCTTCCCGGTCATGATCGGTCTGGGGATTGATTACGCGATCCAGTTCCATGCACGGCTCGATGAGGAGTCCCGGAAAGGCAGCCTTGACGATGCAGTCTATATGACCATCACCCGCACCGGCCCTGCCGTGATGTACGCTATGCTCGCCACTTCGCTGGGATTTGCTGCGATGTTTATCTCCACTGTGCCCATGATCCAGTCCTTCGGCCTTGTGGCTATGATCGGGATCATGAGCTGTTACTGCGTCTCTCTGGTAGGTATCCCGGCCGTAGCCCATGTGATCCACTATAAACCCCGGCCCCAGGTGCCCAAGGTCTGCTATGCAGTAGGTGAGGATGCCTGCGAGTTCCTGCCCTCCGCACCTCAGAAAAAGCAGAAAAACTCCTGGTCATATGGCCAGTTCCTGACCAGCACTTCGGTAAAAATCGCCAAAAACCCGGTTCCTATCCTGCTCATTGGTGCGCTCATCGCCGTTATTGGATTCCAGATCGATCCCCTCATCCCCATAGAAGCAAACCAGAACAACTTCGTGCCGAGCGATATGCCCGCAAAGATCGAGATTGACAAGGTCACCCGTATCTTGGGATCCACAACAACTGCCGACTTCTATGTTCAGGGAGCCCGCGTCACGGATCTCGATACGTTGCGGTGGATCAAGAGTTTCCAGGATTATGAGCTCGCTCATCATCCCCAGATCACTTCAGCTACTTCCATTGTGACCTACATTATGGCTTATAACGGAGGAACCATGCCGCAGACGCAGAGCCAGGCAGATGCGGCACTCGCAAAAATTCCGCAGAGTATTCGGGATGAGTACCTCAGCGGATCCATGCGCGGCGTGATCACCTTCGGAATGACCAATCTCCAGATCCCCCAGGAGGAAGATCTCAGGAACGTCATGGTCAACGATATCGCGTTCCTCCAGCCACCCGTCGGGATATCCGTCCAGCCTACCGGCTCTTTCGAGGTATTTACCTCGCTAATCGGGGGAATGTCTGAATCAAAAGACGAGATGACCTTCCTTGGCTTTGTCCTCATCTTTATCTTCCTTGCGGGAGTCTACCGCCACTTCCACGCGATCTCCCCTCTCATCCCCATCATCTTTATCGTTGGCTGGAATGCCGTCATGATGGAGATCCTCGGTATCGCCTACTCTCCCCTCACAGCCACCCTCGGATCCATGACCATTGGTGTCGCTGCCGAGTACACCATTCTCGTGATGGAGAGATATTCTGAGGAGGAAGAGCGCCTTCATGACCATACCGCTGCCATCCAGGAAAGTGTCAGCAGGATTGGAACAGCCATTACGGTCTCGGGCCTTGCGACCTTTTTTGGGTTCTCTGCTCTCTGTCTTTCAGACTTCCCCATCATCAGTAACTTCGGAGTATGTACGCTCATAGCGGTAGGGTTCTCGCTGGCTGGTGCCATCTTCATTATGCCTGCTGTCCTCTCCCTGATGGGCCAGTTTACCGAATGGCTGGAGACCAGGAAACACCGGCACCAGATCGTACCAGAGACACTTCCAGAAACAAAAAATCCAGATGTGTGA
- the hisB gene encoding imidazoleglycerol-phosphate dehydratase HisB — protein MNVSLARETKETKIALTFDPEGTGKVAVETGIPFFDHMLTGMARHGGFDLTCTVTGDLGVDSHHTIEDTGIVLGDAIKAAIGEGRGIRRFAHAIIPMDESLAQVALDCGGRGYLVYTGTFGARTLGNIPPDLFEHFFYTLCIHAGITAHIRFTGRNDHHQCEAMFKAFGIALGEALAKSGKTKEIPSTKGTF, from the coding sequence ATGAACGTTTCGCTTGCGCGGGAGACAAAAGAGACAAAAATTGCGCTCACCTTTGACCCCGAAGGGACAGGGAAGGTCGCGGTGGAGACCGGCATCCCGTTCTTCGACCACATGCTCACCGGTATGGCCCGGCACGGGGGATTTGATCTCACCTGCACAGTCACGGGGGATCTTGGTGTTGACAGCCACCACACGATCGAGGATACCGGCATTGTCCTTGGCGATGCGATAAAAGCGGCAATCGGTGAGGGGAGAGGGATCCGCAGGTTTGCCCATGCGATAATCCCGATGGACGAATCCCTTGCACAGGTGGCCCTCGACTGCGGCGGGCGGGGCTATCTTGTCTATACCGGCACATTCGGGGCCCGGACGCTCGGGAACATTCCTCCCGACCTCTTCGAGCATTTCTTTTATACGCTCTGCATCCATGCGGGCATTACGGCCCATATCCGGTTTACCGGCAGGAACGACCACCACCAGTGCGAGGCAATGTTCAAGGCATTCGGGATTGCCCTTGGCGAGGCACTGGCAAAGAGCGGGAAAACAAAAGAGATCCCAAGTACGAAAGGGACATTCTGA
- a CDS encoding COG1361 S-layer family protein — MRRHKGRIIILLLVLAAFLVSPAFAGTRYFEGSPNLTAYVSGANQFAPGSSIQIPVVIKNTGINTYYEVASNIVDRADVPTTAKFVTVAMGAGNAPVVIKTDPQMIGDIASQDQQTATFSATVNADAAGGTYTLPLNITYQQFSHVDQYGMDTFQYYYVPMNVTLTVPLVIKSEVIPEVISATSDNLVAGADGYVNLTIKNIGSFDGTKATVQIVQNDDSPVSPVDSNVYIGDFPAGSTVSCQYKVAVADTAQNKTYPVDVVVNYQNDEGDMVPSQSQTVGIDVGNKVNFAIQISPIEMSPGSKHTIQIEYQNTGDTMVYSAQARISVAAPFTSSSDVAYLGDLAPGQTAVATYQISVASDATLKEYGLDSEIRYNNAIGDTYVSDPMKVTIDVQNLTGLEGIISNPVYLSLIAAVIIGIIYAIIHTRKKH, encoded by the coding sequence ATGAGAAGACATAAAGGACGGATTATCATACTCCTCCTTGTTCTTGCGGCATTTCTTGTCTCGCCGGCGTTTGCGGGGACGAGATATTTCGAAGGAAGCCCGAATCTGACGGCATATGTTAGTGGCGCAAACCAGTTTGCACCAGGAAGTTCCATCCAGATCCCGGTGGTGATCAAGAACACGGGAATAAATACGTATTACGAGGTGGCATCAAATATTGTCGACCGTGCGGATGTCCCCACAACGGCGAAGTTTGTGACAGTTGCGATGGGTGCGGGAAATGCACCTGTAGTTATCAAGACTGACCCGCAGATGATCGGTGACATCGCAAGCCAGGACCAGCAGACCGCTACCTTTTCAGCTACCGTCAATGCGGATGCAGCGGGTGGCACCTATACCCTCCCGCTCAACATCACTTACCAGCAGTTTTCTCATGTCGACCAGTACGGGATGGACACATTCCAGTATTATTATGTCCCAATGAACGTGACACTCACCGTACCGCTGGTCATTAAATCAGAGGTGATTCCTGAGGTGATTTCAGCGACCTCTGACAACCTCGTCGCAGGAGCGGACGGTTACGTGAACCTGACGATTAAAAACATCGGGTCGTTTGACGGGACCAAGGCAACCGTCCAGATTGTCCAGAACGATGATAGTCCCGTCAGTCCGGTGGACAGCAACGTGTATATCGGGGATTTCCCGGCCGGCAGCACCGTTTCCTGCCAGTACAAGGTGGCAGTGGCAGACACGGCTCAGAACAAGACCTATCCCGTCGACGTTGTTGTGAACTACCAGAACGACGAGGGTGATATGGTACCCTCCCAGTCCCAGACCGTGGGCATTGATGTAGGCAACAAGGTAAATTTTGCCATCCAGATCTCTCCCATCGAGATGAGCCCGGGAAGCAAACACACCATCCAGATCGAATATCAGAATACCGGTGATACCATGGTTTACAGCGCACAGGCACGCATCAGTGTAGCCGCACCCTTTACCAGTTCCTCTGATGTCGCCTACCTGGGAGATCTCGCACCGGGACAGACCGCGGTTGCCACCTACCAGATCAGTGTTGCAAGCGATGCTACCCTCAAGGAGTACGGCCTTGATTCTGAGATCCGGTACAACAATGCCATCGGCGATACCTACGTCTCCGACCCCATGAAAGTCACCATTGATGTACAGAACCTCACCGGTCTTGAGGGCATCATCTCCAACCCGGTATATCTCTCCCTTATCGCTGCCGTGATTATCGGCATCATTTATGCTATCATCCATACCCGGAAGAAACACTAA
- the hisA gene encoding 1-(5-phosphoribosyl)-5-[(5-phosphoribosylamino)methylideneamino]imidazole-4-carboxamide isomerase, with amino-acid sequence MRIFPAVDILGGRCVQLVQGKRESATAYGDPLTCARRWIDAGADALHVVNLDGAFGDSAKNADLIRGLVKETGIEIELGGGIRSVEDAARWLDTGASRIILSTFAIKEPESIRTLSQEFGSDRVMAGVDAKGGQVAIHGWQETAGDYIGWAQRFEQLGAGFLLYTNVDVEGLQGGIAAGPVRRLIGNVRIPVVVAGGVSARADVALLKESGAYGAVLGSALYSGKINLSEALEESR; translated from the coding sequence ATGAGAATCTTTCCTGCTGTGGATATCCTTGGGGGAAGGTGCGTCCAGCTTGTGCAGGGAAAGCGGGAGAGTGCCACCGCGTATGGTGATCCCCTTACCTGCGCACGGCGCTGGATCGATGCCGGGGCCGATGCCCTGCATGTGGTCAATCTTGATGGCGCATTTGGGGATTCTGCAAAGAACGCAGATCTGATCCGCGGACTGGTAAAAGAGACCGGTATTGAGATCGAACTCGGAGGCGGGATCCGCTCGGTAGAAGATGCCGCCCGCTGGCTGGATACCGGGGCATCAAGGATTATTCTCTCGACTTTCGCGATTAAGGAGCCCGAAAGCATCCGTACCCTCTCGCAGGAATTCGGGAGCGACCGGGTGATGGCTGGCGTGGATGCGAAGGGCGGTCAGGTTGCGATCCATGGCTGGCAGGAGACCGCAGGAGACTATATCGGGTGGGCACAACGGTTCGAACAGCTCGGCGCCGGTTTCCTCCTGTACACGAACGTCGATGTCGAAGGGCTCCAGGGCGGGATCGCTGCCGGGCCGGTCCGCCGGCTTATCGGGAATGTCAGGATCCCGGTGGTCGTTGCCGGTGGGGTATCGGCGCGTGCGGATGTGGCACTCTTAAAAGAGTCCGGGGCCTACGGCGCAGTGCTCGGGTCGGCGCTGTACAGCGGAAAGATTAACCTTTCAGAGGCTCTAGAGGAATCTCGATGA
- a CDS encoding COG1361 S-layer family protein, whose protein sequence is MKLYTTCTIVLFVAAVLCVMPVLAQDKYLGGSPQITAYIAGTNEFSPGEDATITVVIQNSGTADVLFLNQGTLPQADIPTTAKLLTVSLTSGGAPINITTGPQALGDLASPGITSVPFTAKITTDANMGSYTLPLEVQYSYLSNSLANQPASDEVNPEYSPVNVTIPLTVRIQPVVQVTVLDAEASGLAVGTEGYVNLTLKNTGYQDGTKATVQILQHGDSAIYPTDNSVWIGDFPRNGTVTCQYKVSVSDNAQQQTYPVDVEVTYTNSDGNVVTSAIDTVGIPVAGKITFAVVSPPAEVVQGANTVITITYQNTGAITARSAEARLTTYAPLSSDDSLAYLGDIPPGGTVTARYAISADTNAATRTYPLDTEVRYRDQLDNSQVSDTFTANVTVTQKPPTSPLVQAAEIVAAIAIIAAAGYYFFVMRKKR, encoded by the coding sequence ATGAAATTATACACAACCTGTACAATAGTCCTGTTTGTTGCGGCGGTACTCTGCGTAATGCCGGTTCTTGCCCAGGACAAATATCTCGGTGGCTCACCGCAGATAACGGCGTATATCGCCGGGACCAACGAGTTTTCACCCGGTGAGGACGCGACGATCACGGTAGTTATCCAGAACAGCGGGACTGCAGATGTCCTGTTCCTCAACCAGGGAACGCTGCCTCAGGCGGATATACCCACGACCGCGAAGTTATTGACGGTATCTCTTACTTCCGGAGGGGCGCCGATCAACATCACGACCGGTCCGCAGGCACTCGGGGATCTTGCGAGCCCCGGGATCACGAGTGTACCGTTCACGGCGAAGATCACCACGGATGCGAACATGGGATCCTACACGCTGCCGCTTGAGGTGCAGTACTCGTATCTCTCGAACAGCCTGGCAAACCAGCCGGCAAGCGACGAGGTCAACCCGGAGTATTCACCGGTAAACGTAACCATTCCGCTCACGGTCCGGATCCAGCCGGTGGTCCAGGTCACGGTACTGGACGCCGAGGCGTCGGGCCTTGCGGTCGGAACGGAAGGCTATGTCAACCTGACCCTCAAAAACACGGGGTACCAGGATGGTACCAAAGCGACCGTGCAGATCCTGCAGCATGGTGACAGCGCAATCTACCCGACCGATAACAGCGTCTGGATCGGCGACTTCCCGCGCAATGGCACGGTCACCTGCCAGTACAAGGTCTCGGTCTCCGACAATGCCCAGCAGCAGACCTATCCGGTCGATGTGGAGGTGACCTATACCAACTCTGACGGTAACGTAGTCACATCCGCGATCGATACTGTGGGTATCCCGGTGGCCGGCAAGATCACCTTTGCCGTGGTCTCTCCCCCGGCAGAGGTAGTCCAGGGTGCAAATACCGTGATCACTATCACCTACCAGAACACCGGTGCGATCACCGCGCGGAGTGCCGAGGCACGGCTCACCACCTATGCCCCACTCTCAAGCGATGATTCCCTGGCCTATCTCGGCGATATCCCCCCGGGTGGAACCGTGACTGCACGCTATGCCATATCCGCCGATACTAACGCCGCAACCAGGACCTATCCCCTCGATACCGAGGTCAGGTACCGCGATCAGCTCGACAACAGCCAGGTCTCCGATACCTTTACCGCAAACGTTACCGTCACCCAAAAACCTCCCACATCCCCCCTGGTACAGGCTGCTGAAATTGTCGCTGCCATCGCCATTATCGCGGCGGCCGGATATTACTTCTTTGTGATGAGAAAAAAGAGATAA